The genomic region aaacataagattaaagcatcttgtaaagtattacttgcaatattagcttccttactgtcattttcatttttgtctccttctttgtttttctgagaccaacagtctttctttagatgaccaggctttccgcagtaccagcaatctttctttcctctagattgagagcgtcctttctttgacttccctcgtgacttctcatttccagggccttttcctctttcctttgatcttcctctgttctccacattcaaaacactacccgatgatgttggagtctcacctgtgcttttccttcgcatttcctcgcttaggataacaccaacaatatcatcaaataccaaagtatttttaccagagacagagttacttagagccataaccaagctattccagctttctggcaaagaacataaaatcaagagagccctaacctcttctacaaaggtaatttttaccgaagacaattgactggtaattgtattaaattcatttaagtgctccgctacagatcctccctcactcattttcaaattaaacaaacgcttcataagaaataccttattcaaatctgagggtttctcatacagcttagccaatgttgccatcaaatctacagtcgtttttgcttctgttatattgaatgctacagacgctgcaaggcacaatcgaatggatcccagtgcctttctatctaaaatgtcccactcttcatctgatattgtggtcggtttctttgcctttccttccaatggccgccacaaatccttttgatacaggtaatcctccatctgcattttccataactgataattctggccgttaaacttttcgaccttgaatttggaatcctccattgctcccactcaaatctgaaagtcctgccaatttacagaaaacctcgctctgataccaattgttagggtttcaagcagatccgaagtaaatatgaactaacaattatatgcagatttaaatacaaaagataaagaaaaataaaacaggacacagataacacagagatttaacgtggttcacccagaatgggttacgtccaccatacacagccgtccaatctttcttattatccaacaaaaatagtatatcaaccttacaatgccttaagcatcccaaccacttataacatgcgtttttagggaaacaaacaaagtcggcctttttagggttttattacaatgtcggttttcatcaacaaaaaaccacatttctgagtgtatagtactttgctgatcagtcgccacatttcaacagtcactgctatcatcaaaacataaaacaaaaattgATTTCTTGGTGTCTCTTGGATACTTTTCCTATTCTAAGATACAAGTGACAAAGTTGGTGGAACAAGAGCTTCATGATTTAAACTTAAAAtaatatgatcatgctagggaattttatgatccctacaggaaactcaaacaagctatgcctaaggcatatgaggggcacaagtccaacttggaagacttttgggccaacatAAAAGATAGTTTTGAGGTCAGGGAAAATAACTATTATAGGTTATCTATCCCACAGgtaagagattttggtattgagactaacctccctaaagacctaagggatgatggagagttacttaatctaatttataaagaatcagggatagataagaggcccctctccccaataaagtGGTCTACAAGCGAAGATaaaaatatggagaaggtctcccaaaCGGTCATCAACAAGACTAAAtaatggttaagccagagggtaaggcctagcatatcaaagacaaaacaaaaggaatccaccttaggggtacctcagtcaaggggccataaggagtacgccTAAAAGACAAGGTCAACCTCAAGACAGAATACGTCCACCGACCcaggtgaggaagacaagcctcaagaaagcactgaggacttattgaagaaactccaagagaagatgaGGGAGTCTAAACTATTGAAGAAGGTTGTTGACCTAGGAGTGATTGATGAGCTAGGCGTAGTGCCACTCACCAAAGTTCTACCACCAAGGATGACTATAGGCCAcactgaaggagagggtacccaagaaaaagaagagaatACAGAAGCTACTGAGGAGATACCCGCCTAGCCACCTTCAGCAGATAAAACAAATGCTCCAAGCACCACTGCTCTTACACCACCATTAGTCAATATATCTGCATGGTAGCCCAGAGTGCAAGGCTTCACATCTACCACTGAAGGGGTGAAACTTAGAAACATCGAGTCTAACtccaatcaagaagaagaggatcttgagaaaTAACGGTTGCTAGAAGGCGAACAGGGTGATGTAGAAGAATATTGAATGAAAGATTGATCCTAACTCCcaaagatcaagaggaccttcctAAGGATATAGGAGCCGGGCAAGCAAAGACAGagctaggtgatgaagaaatgacaTTCAATGAGGAAGTTAGTAGTAAAATAGGAGAGTTGCACAAACAACAAACTCTCCAAGCTAACCTAGCCCGCCAGATTTACTCACCCAAAGATCTTGGGCAAACAGGAGCAGAAgtaagagatgaagcagaggagcaggtGGAGGTTCAAGTCATAACTACGGATATTATatcacatcaggatgataaagatgaagatataccacaatggctggaGTTTACCTTCGGGAATAAAAAGAGAAAATAAGAACTCCCagaggtcactctacaacaagtaatcaatgaggaacctccaaaggttaaaaagctgaaaatcatccatcatcttcaaaaatagattttggtgaGGTGATTGTAGATGTGGTAGTTCCACATGAAGTTGACAGATAGGTTTTTCCCAAGTATCCAATATCCAAGGTAAATTTGGGTAagaaaaccaagtggggagagctagataccttggagctagccacaagtgttgttagAGGACGCGTTGAAAAGGAGCACACCTTAAATATGGAGCTTAAGGCACAACTTTGGCAATATAAATAGCTCCTGATTGAAatgagtaaacctctagactcttgtagagctaatgacctaccttcaacctcatcactgccagaggaagaagtaaaggcactagtggaggtgagatgAGTGGCTGCTGTCACCAAATGTTTGACCCAGGTAAATACAGCCAAGATTACGTTGTTCTTGCAAAATATAGTAGAAATATACCATAAGGCAATATAGGCAAGTGGAGCTTTGGAAACCTGTTCCACACAATGGGAGTGGAATGAGAGAACTTTCAACAAATAGTTCTAAGTTTTCAAAAGGATACTATGGCTAGGAGAAGAGGTGGTagtaaaagaagacctcttaggaggcgatagctATGAAAACTTATAGTCCTAtctatacattttggagttgaagatagaGATGTATTagcagtatatcaaggatatgactgaCATTCAGgaccctctcctcagggaaattttgCAATACAAAAATTTTGTGACGAATACactaggaccttttggcctcagaatagctAATACAAGAATAATGgaccaacaacaagttttgaattagtgggatgcatatgaggcacaacacctaggacctACGGCCCAatttgatgtcacccttatggatagatacacacaactAATTACTCAGAGTCAAGAGGTGGCAAATgcggtgaaggagttagaggaacaaggagcacatgcggatgaggttttgaagaaatataaatttacaaTTAAGCATGTAGATAATCCtccagtccaagcagttgcatgtataattgaaaattataaatcttttaccaagaaataaaagataagcacacaattgctaaagataacaaagcttttttttcttatattttaaaACTGCtgctcctactcaagttccaattttgagagaaattctgcatgattacgaaaatgtggctcacttagcagggtcttcgtagtgctcatgcagtcccTATTTTGTAGTTGTTAAttggagtgtcaaggcagaaacttgaaagttaactgcgactcctaggatcagttcttaatttagaataaaGTTATTTCCTAAATAGTAGGgtgaagaacttctataaattgagaagttgaattcatttgtagggatccatgaattgatgatttgaggtccaactGGAGAATGCATTTAGAGGGTcccaaaattgatgatttgtggcctacttataGATTTTAGAgcattttgcagattgttaagaagtttgagttatttttgttatacattcatggagattaatatgaaaagcagcttgtagattgcctgatctatgtttatattctaccaaattgttctgtgtaatccggtaatgtctattattttgagttagtagtgtggtttaatctttttgtctatcactttatgaatcatattgcgcatgtcagtggtgtatgagaattattgggataggccatattgttgatgattttatttccatagatttgtgaaattgatgattttgcaggttttctggaggtccgttgttgaatgctaacttggaaaatatttgataatttcttggattgcaaggaactaattgagtagttcattaagttgttattatattgatctttatttttattttcttgtttctttttatgcttcgcattttatttgccaaagaatcttaaaccataaaaatacaaaaagagaggaagTGCAATTATCCATAGCCAgcaagatttagttctaaccagtaggcccctttacaggtataaccacatcaaccattgggctatccatcaccatcgagacccgaTGACAAAGGTCGTGGAGTAGTGAGTTCTTCCAAActcattacttttcaggagaggtggtgaccgtttgcataaactacctgactgttggtgagtgtgtcaaaacatgcatcaacacatatatatgtatatacgtatacacacacacaaacacatatatacatatatgcatatatcacatatacatatatgtatatacatatatatgtatatacatatatgtatatatatatgtacatatgtatatacatatatatacatacatatatatgtatgcatatatatgtatgtatttatatatatatacatttatatatacatgtatatacatatatatatgatacAGGGACTTTGCAAGGGAGTtgtagaagaataatgaagaaagtAGAGAAGCAAGATGATACCTGCCCAAAGTCCTCAATTCTACAAAGAGGATGAGGGTTTCAAAGAGGAAGAAGGGGTACTTCATCTCCTTCACATGGAGGTTCAAGTTATGGTAGGGGAGATTCATCCCAACGAGAAGATTTAGAAGTTCTCCCAAACATAGGAGAAAACCTCATGATAAGGAGAACCTTGATAATCCCAgtgaaggagaaaacatagattCAAAGCTTTGATGACTCATGGCTTGGAACCTATATTTTTTGAACCAGATGCACCTCAAAAGGAAAGGTATGtcaagttattattgatagtggtagttgtgAGAATATGGTTTCCAGAGAGATGGTAGATAAGTTGAATTTATAGTGTGAGAAACATCCTCACCCTTACCATATTGCATGgttaaagaaggggaatgaagttaCTATTGATAAGAGGTGCCTGATCAAGTTTTCTATAGGAAAAACTTACGAAGATGAGGTCTGGTGTGATGTCATCCCAATGGATGCATGTCATGTATTATTGGGgaggccttggcaatatgacagAAAGGTCATGCATGATGGGGAAAGgaatacatatacattttggaaggAGGGATCGAAAGCCATCTTATTACCCCTTAAGGATGTAGGGGAAGCTAATAATATGTTGTCTAAAAGAGAGCTTGTTAAGGAGATGAAggtgacaagattttgttatacaTTAATGGTACAAAAGGAGGAAGGAGGAGGGATACCAATACCTGTTGAAGTAGCAAAGGTACTAAAAGAATATAGTGATGTTATACCTGATGAGCTACCTGATGGTCTTCCACCAAAGTGAGATATTCAACATCATCTTGATCTAATTCTAGGAGCATCTTTACCTAATCAGGCAACATATAGGATGAGCCCTACATAACATGCATAACTCAACAACTAGGTGATGGGGCTTATGAAGAAAGGTGTTGTGTGAGAAAAcatgagtccatgtgttgtaccaGCATTATTAACACCAAAGAAAGATGGTACATGGAGGATGTGCACAGATAGCAGTGAAATCAATAGAATTACCATCAAATATCAGCTCCCTATACCTCACTTGGATGACATGATGGATGTTCTTGCAGGGGCCCAATATTTTAGTAAAATTGATTTGAGAAGTGGGTATCACCAAATTCAGATccgagaaggggatgaatggaagactactttcaagactagagatggattatatgagtggatggtgatgccatttgggttgtctaaTGCACCCAGTACCTTCATGCGACTGATGAATACAATGCTTTGACCTTACATTGGTAAGTTGGTTGTAGTTTATTttgatgacattttaatttttagtaagaGCAAAGAGGAGCACTTGCAACATTTGCGGATCATATTGGATGTGTTGAGGAAAGAGAAACTTTATGCAAACCTGAAAAAGTGTAGTTTTATGAAAGAGAGTCTGGTATTCTTAGGATTTATTGTTTCTACAGAAGGTATCAAGATTCATTCAGAGAAGGTTAGAGAAATTCTGGAATGGCCTATTCCTAAGAGCATAatagaggtaagaagttttcatggtctggCCACATTTTATCGaaagtttattcaaaattttagtACTATTGTTGCACCCATAATAGATTGTACCAAAGGAAAGGAATTCATGTGGACCAATGAGGCTGAAGAAAGTTTTAAGTTTCTAAAGAAGAAGGTAACTGAAGATCCCATATTAGCATTACCAGACTTCAAAAAAGTGTTTGAGGTTGATTGTGATGCCTCACATGTAGGTATTGGAGTTGTTCTTAGCCAAGCAGGTAAACTAATCaccttttttagtgaaaagttgaatgaggcaaGGAAGAACTATTCCACATATGATTTAGAGTTTTATGCACTTGTCCAAGCCTTGCGACATTAGATGCATTATTTAGTGCCAAAGCAGTTTGTCTTGTTCATAGATCACATCGCATTAAAATATCTGAACACACAAAAGAAGTTATGTAGTAGACATGTGAAATGGGTTTCATTCTTACAAGGCTATACATTTGTTTCGAAACACAAATTAGGAAAGAAAAACCAAgttgcagatgcattaagcagACACGTTGTACTTCTAATAATAATGGAGAATGAGATAGTTGGTTTTGATGCAATCAAAGATTTGTATGAGTGACAATAACTTATGGGAGATTGTGGAATAGTTGAAGAACCCAATAGTTGGACATATGTCTGATAGTCAAGGTGAATACTTTATGCAAGATGGCTATCTCTTCAAAGG from Cryptomeria japonica chromosome 3, Sugi_1.0, whole genome shotgun sequence harbors:
- the LOC131033466 gene encoding uncharacterized mitochondrial protein AtMg00860-like, translating into MVQKEEGGGIPIPVEVAKVLKEYSDVIPDELPDGLPPNKSKEEHLQHLRIILDVLRKEKLYANLKKCSFMKESLVFLGFIVSTEGIKIHSEKVREILEWPIPKSIIEVRSFHGLATFYRKFIQNFSTIVAPIIDCTKGKEFMWTNEAEESFKFLKKKVTEDPILALPDFKKVFEVDCDASHVGIGVVLSQAGKLITFFSEKLNEARKNYSTYDLEFYALVQALRH